The sequence GGTGCCGCTCTACTGGGTGATCGATATCGGTCGTCGGCGCGCCGAGGTGTGGACTCCTGAGGCGACGATGCCGATGTATGAGGAGGAGCGGGTGCGGTGGGAGCCGGCGGGGGCGGGGGAGGGGATGGTGATGGAGCTGGCGGAGTTGTTCAGGGCGTAGGGGCGACCGAGTTTCGTCCGTCGCAGGCCTTTCGCAACATCGGATCCGCAAGGGGAGGGGGGAGATGATCGGGAGGGCCACATGAAGACTCCACGTCGCCGCGCCTCGCGCGGCCGCTCCGTCCGACGCCCGGCGCCTCCCCTGTCGCCCGACATGGACGAGCTGCTCTCCCTACTGATCGAGGTGCGTGGGACCCCCGAAGCGCTCGGAGTCTGGCGCGAGATCCGCGAGCCGATGGAGCACGGCATGTCGTGGCGCGACGTGGAGCCGGTGATGCGGATGATCCAGGCCTTGAGCGACGCCGGCCTGTTCTCGGGCGACGAGCGCTTCTTCCTGCTGGCGAGCGTTGGAGAGTCGGTGCTGCCGACGCGGGCCCGCGAGGATCCGCGCTTCGACGAGGTCGAGCGCGCCATGGACGCGGTGCGCGCAGCGCACGGTCTCACCGACGAGGAGGAGTGGTTTCTCGACGAGTCACCGGCGGAGTATCAGGCGCTCGCCGGCGAGTGGGACCGTATTGCCGACACGCAGATGGCGGCATGGTTCGCGTCGCTAGGCGAGCGCGAGATGGCGTGGCTGGTGTTGCACAACACGTTGGAGTTCGAAGCGCGCTATGAGGAGGGGCGTGTGGAGTTGAGGGGGGAGGACCTCGAATGACCGCACCGATCGATTCCGACGCGCCCTACTCCCCATGCACCCGACAAAAGAACGCCGCGAGATCAATCACGAGCGGATCCGCTTCGCGAACCGGTTGCCAGGCGATCGAGTCCGTCAGCGTCTCGGGGGTCTCCTCGCCCGGGCGCCAGCGCTCGATGTATCGATTGGCGGCGTCCACGATCCAGTACTCCGGTATCCCCTCAGACTGGTACACTCGCCGCTTGACGTGATGGTCGGCGCGGGCGGTTGAGGGGGAGAGGATCTCCACCGCCAGCACGAGCCGTCCGACGTCTTCGAAGCGCGAGGGGGGGCGACCTTGGACCGTGGGGACGACGAACACGTCAGGCTCTACCACGCGCCGTGGGGAGAAGGTCACGTCGGCGGGGGCAATCATGCACTGGAGCCCATGCCGCTCCGCATAGGCCTTGAGGGTGACCGCGAGCTCGAGGGCTGCATTCTGGTGCCGCCACGTCGGCGCCGGCGTCACCAGCAACTCTCCGTCCACCACCTCGTATCGGTTGCCGTCGTCCGGCAGCGCGTTGCGCTCCTCGGCCGTCCAGTCGCGGCGGGAGGTATCCGGAACGATCGGCGAAGACGCAGGCATGGCCATAGCGTACGCTCGGCGCAGTTAGGGGGGCAAGGGGGCTTGAGGCAAGCGCTCGCGGTACTCCCGACTGGCCGGACCACCTGCTGAACGTGTCGCAGGAAGCTCAATGCCGCGGATCGCCGGCTCGCGGCGAGGCGGTCCCGATCGATGCCGCGTCAGCCGTCCTCGAGCTTGCGGCCGAGTTGCCGAGCCTGGCCGATGACTCCGACCAACCCCTCGCGAATGTCGGGCACCACTTCGTCGAGCGGAGGTGCCTCGATTCGGTTGCGACTCACGAACGCCTGCCACTGCGCGCGCTTCGCCGGATCGTTCACGAACGCGTCAGCCAAGCCAGCGGGCACTTCGCCGGGCACCGCCGTCCTTCGCCGCTCGAAGGTCGCCGCGATCGCGCTCGCCAACGTTCGGCCATTCATGGCTTGTTCGCGAAGCAGCGCCCACACATCGAAGTAGTCCTTCATTCGACTGTTGCGCGTCCCAAGCATCACCATGGCGTGAAGCTTCTCCGCGACCACCGTCTCGCGCGGGTACGCACGCAGCCTGGGCCGTGGTGCATCGAGAAGGCTCGGATAATCGAGCCACTGCGGCGCCGGCGTGATGGCGTCACCAATGCCGATGTCGACCTGGATGACGAGTCGCGCGGCGCCGAGTCGCGCCTGCAGCGTAATGCGTCGCCCACCGTACGTGTCCTCGTCGCGGATCGGTGACAGCGCGACCGACGCCGGAAGGAAGGTCACGGCGTCGGGCGTAGCCTCCACGTCGCAGATCTCCTGGAAAATCGCCAGCAGCGCTTCGTCGGACAGATCGCCGAAGCCCAACAGGTCGGCATCCCTCGTGGGGCGAAGTGTCTCGCCGAGCCAGGCGAGGATCAGCAACGCGCCCTTGAGCACGAAGCGTTCGCCGTAGGGCGAACGTGACAGCCGATAGAGGAACCGTTCGACCGCGTATCGCGTCAGTGCGAGGTTCGGATCGACTCCGATCGCCTTCGCGTGGCGCGCGAGCCGTGCCTGCACCGAGCGAGCGAGGCCATCGCGCACCGCCGTCATGCCGTGAGCGCCTCGAGGTACGGGCGCATCACCCGCTGCACTCGGCAGATCGCGGCAAATCGGTCGAGGTCATCCATCGTGAACCGCCGCATCCGCCACGCCTCGCGCAACGCCTCCAGTGCCACGTCGAGGCCGATCTTGTTCCGGTACTTGAAGCAATCGGCGATCGTCTTCGCCACGCCGTAGACGCTCACTGTCCTCCCCTCGATCGTACGACGCTCCACCCCTTCGGTGAGCGCCGGTCCGGTGAATCGTACGATGCGCAGCGGGGGATAACGCAAGGCCGGCTTCCATGCGCGGCGATCGAGCGCCATCCAGACCTCGGACGGCAACTGCGTGCCGATCCCGTGGAACTGGAGGGCGGAGAGCAGGCAGATGACCCCGTGCGGAACCGTCGCCGAGGCGACGGCGAGGGCGTGGTGCTCGGTCACCATCTTCGAGGGCTGCCGATAGAGGTCGCGAGCCGCGCGCTCGATTTCCCCTTCCGCCACGAGCCTGGTGAGCACCTGGCGGTGGATGCCGAGTTCGGCGAGTTCGCCGGGCGTCACACCCTGTTTTCGGCGGGAGAGCTTGAGCGTGCGGGTGCGGTCGGTATCGCGGGTCATGTGGCGAACGCTAGGCACTTCTTCATAAGTGTCAAGGTTTTGCCACTGTCCCGGCCGCATCGTGGTGGAGAACTCGGTCAGGATTCCCGGCCCTGCCTGCTCACAGGTTCTCCCCGTGCACCTGCCGGAAGTACGCCGAGAGTTCGATCACCAGCGGCGGCACGTCGGTCACGGGCTGCCACGCGAGCGAGTCGACCAGCACCTCCGGCGTTTCGTCGCCCGGGCGCCAGCGCTCGACGAAGCGATTGGCGGTGTCGACGATCCAGTAGTCGGGGACGCCATTGGCGAGATACGCAGCTCGCTTGACGAAACGGTCGGCGCGCGCCGAGGAGGGGGAGAGGATCTCCACTGCCAGCATCAACCGTCCCGCTTCGCGGAAGTCACGCGGCAGGGCGCCGTCGTCGCGACGCGGGACCACGAAGACGTCGGGTTCCACCACCGTCCGGCGGGAGAACGCCACATCGGCGGGGGCGATGAGGCAGAAGAGGCCGAGTGGCTCAGCGTACGAACTGATCAGCCGATACAGCTCTCCCGCCGCCCGTTGGTGCGTCCACGTTGGCGCCGGCGTCACCAGCAGCTCTCCGTCGACGATCTCGTACCGGTTGCCGTCGTCAGGAAGGAGGGCGAGTTCCTCGGCCGTCCAGTCGCGACGCGAACGATCTGGGGTGATCGACAAAGGCGCGGGCATGGCCATAGCGTACGCTCGGCGCAGTTAGGGAGGCAAGGGGGCATGCGCCACGATCGTACCGGGTCGATGGCGCGACGTTACCATTCCGCCGCTTGGCGTGCCGAACGGTTGCTGGACGTCGCCGGCCGGCGGTGGCGCCTACTCTCCGTGCACCTGCCGGAAGTAGGCCGGAAGATCGATCACCAACTGTTCTGCGTCTTCCCTGGGTAACCACGCGAGAGACTCTGTCACGATCTCGGGCGACTCATCCTCGGGGCGCCAGCGCTCCACGAAGCGATCGGAGGTGTCGACGATCCAGTACTCCGGGACGCCCTCCGACTGATAGAACCGTCGCTTCACGTAGCGGTCGGCGCGCGCGGAGGCGGGGGAGACGACTTCAACAGCGAGCACGAGGCGTCCCACATCCTCGAAACGCGACGCCGGCCTCCCGTCGATCAGCGGGATGACGAACAGGTCGGGTTCGACGACCGTACGTGGCGAGAAGGTGACGTCGGCGGGGGCGACAAAGCACTCGATACCGAGGCGATCGCAATACGGCGCAAGTAGT comes from Gemmatimonadota bacterium and encodes:
- a CDS encoding Uma2 family endonuclease, whose amino-acid sequence is MPASSPIVPDTSRRDWTAEERNALPDDGNRYEVVDGELLVTPAPTWRHQNAALELAVTLKAYAERHGLQCMIAPADVTFSPRRVVEPDVFVVPTVQGRPPSRFEDVGRLVLAVEILSPSTARADHHVKRRVYQSEGIPEYWIVDAANRYIERWRPGEETPETLTDSIAWQPVREADPLVIDLAAFFCRVHGE
- a CDS encoding nucleotidyl transferase AbiEii/AbiGii toxin family protein, which codes for MRDGLARSVQARLARHAKAIGVDPNLALTRYAVERFLYRLSRSPYGERFVLKGALLILAWLGETLRPTRDADLLGFGDLSDEALLAIFQEICDVEATPDAVTFLPASVALSPIRDEDTYGGRRITLQARLGAARLVIQVDIGIGDAITPAPQWLDYPSLLDAPRPRLRAYPRETVVAEKLHAMVMLGTRNSRMKDYFDVWALLREQAMNGRTLASAIAATFERRRTAVPGEVPAGLADAFVNDPAKRAQWQAFVSRNRIEAPPLDEVVPDIREGLVGVIGQARQLGRKLEDG
- a CDS encoding type IV toxin-antitoxin system AbiEi family antitoxin domain-containing protein, with amino-acid sequence MTRDTDRTRTLKLSRRKQGVTPGELAELGIHRQVLTRLVAEGEIERAARDLYRQPSKMVTEHHALAVASATVPHGVICLLSALQFHGIGTQLPSEVWMALDRRAWKPALRYPPLRIVRFTGPALTEGVERRTIEGRTVSVYGVAKTIADCFKYRNKIGLDVALEALREAWRMRRFTMDDLDRFAAICRVQRVMRPYLEALTA
- a CDS encoding Uma2 family endonuclease, with amino-acid sequence MPAPLSITPDRSRRDWTAEELALLPDDGNRYEIVDGELLVTPAPTWTHQRAAGELYRLISSYAEPLGLFCLIAPADVAFSRRTVVEPDVFVVPRRDDGALPRDFREAGRLMLAVEILSPSSARADRFVKRAAYLANGVPDYWIVDTANRFVERWRPGDETPEVLVDSLAWQPVTDVPPLVIELSAYFRQVHGENL
- a CDS encoding Uma2 family endonuclease; the encoded protein is MPAPPPIVPDISRRDWTVEERNSLPDDGNRYEVVDGELLVTPAPTFRHQRAALRLAQLLAPYCDRLGIECFVAPADVTFSPRTVVEPDLFVIPLIDGRPASRFEDVGRLVLAVEVVSPASARADRYVKRRFYQSEGVPEYWIVDTSDRFVERWRPEDESPEIVTESLAWLPREDAEQLVIDLPAYFRQVHGE